A window of Streptomyces sp. Je 1-332 genomic DNA:
GACCTGTGGCGCCAGGCGGACCATCTGCGGGCGAGCACGGGCCCGGCTCCCGCCGCGGGGACGACCACCGGAGGCTGGGGATGAACGGCGGGCCGGGGGCGAGCGGTGGCCCGTCCGGCAGGACCACAGGCACGACAACAGGGGGACGTACATGAGTGGGCGCGCGCGACTCGCGCTCTGTGCCACGGCGGCCACGCTGATGGCATCGGGCGCGCTGCTGCCGCTCGTCGATCCGGCGACGTGGTTCGTCCAGGCGGCGATCCTGCTCGCGCTGCAGAGCGGCGTCGGGGCGCTCACCCGGCGGGTGCCGCTGGCCCGGCCGGTCACGGTCGCGGTGCAGGCCCTGGTGACGCTGCTGTTGCTGACGCTGGTGTTCGCCCGTGAGCAGGCGATCGGCGGGGTGCTTCCGGGCCCCGACGTGTTCCGGGCGTTCGGACTGCTGCTCGAAGCGGGCGGCAACGACGTCGGGCAGTACGCGATCCCGGCGCCGCTCAGTGACGGCATCCGGCTGATGCTGGTCGGCGGCGTCCTGGTGATCGGCCTCGCGGTGGACGCCCTCGCGGTGACGTTCCGTACGGCGGCGCCCGCGGGACTGCCGCTGCTCGCGCTGTACTCGGTCGCCGCGGGGCTCTCCGGGAACGGGGCCGGGTGGCTGTGGTTCCTGCTGGCGGCCGCGGGGTATCTGCTGCTGCTCCTCGCGGAGGGCCGGGACCGGCTCTCCCAGTGGGGGCGGGTCTTCGGGGGCGCGGCGCGCGCTCCCGGCCGTGTCTCCGGGGGTCTGGAGACCGACGGCGGCGCGATCGCGCCGGTCCGCACGGGGCGGCGCATCGGCGCGGTGGCCCTCGGCATCGCCCTGGTGGTGCCGCTCGCGCTCCCCGCACTCGACGGCGGGCTCCTGGACGGTACGGGCGGCGGCGCAGGCTCCGGTTCCGGCGGTGGCGGCACGATCTCCGCGGTGAATCCGCTGGTCGCGCTCCAGGACAGCCTGAACGAACCGGACGACCGCGAGGTCATCTCGTACAAGACGAACGCCAAGGAGACCGAGAACCTCTACCTGCGGATCGTCTCCCTCGACCAGTTCGACGGGACCACCTGGAAGACCACCGTCCGGAGCATCGAGGACGTACCGCCGCGCCTGGAGGACCCGCCGGGGCTCTACCCCGACGTCCGCAGGAGCGAGATCCAGACGAACATCTCGGCCGCCGACCGCTACGCGCAGAACTGGCTGCCGATGCCCTACCCGGCGAGCGAGGTGAAGATCAACGGCCGCTGGCGGTACGAGCCGGTCGGGCGCGCCCTGGTGGGTGACCGCGGGCAGACGACGCGCGGCGCGCGGTACGAGGTCAAGAGCCTCGTCGTGGAGCCGACGGCCGAGCAGCTGGCGAACGCCTCCGAGCCGCCCCAGCAGATCGCGGACGAGTTCACCAAGGTGCCCGGCTCCCTGCCGCCCGTGGTGGCCTCCGAGGCCCGCAAGATCACCAAGGGCGCGTCGAACGACTACGAGAAGGCGGTCGAGCTCCAGGACTGGTTCGCGTCGGAGGGCGGCTTCACGTACAACACGCAGGTGCGGGCGGGCAGTGGGCCCGCGGCGATCGCCCGCTTCCTGGAGCAGAAGGAAGGCTTCTGCGTCCACTTCTCGTTCGCGATGGCCTCGATGGCGCGGACGCTGGACATCCCGGCACGCGTCGCGGTGGGCTTCACGCCGGGTGCCGCGCAGGGGGACGGTTCGATGTCGGTCGGTCTGCGGGACGCGCACGCCTGGCCGGAGCTGTACTTCGAGGGCGTGGGCTGGACCCGCTTCGAGCCGACCCCGAACCGCGGCACGGTGCCTGACTACACGCGCCCGGACACCCCGTCCGACGGCGCGAGCGACCCGGCGGTGCCCGAGCCGAGTGCGTCGTCGGCGCCGTCCGACGAGCCGTCGGCCTCCGCGAGCTGCCCGCCCGACCAGCAGAAGCAGGGCGGCTGCACGAGCACGGCCCCCGCGATCGCGGGTGGTTCGGGCGGCGACGGACCGCCGATCGGCATGATCGTGCTCATCGCTCTGGGAGCGCTTGCGGTCGTCGGCCTGCCCTTGCTGCCGATGCTGTGGCGCAAGCGGATCCGGGCGGTCCGCCTCGGCTCGACGGGTCGTACGGAGGCGGACGCGGCCGCGCGGACGCTCGCCGCGTGGCTCGAGGTGACCGACACGGCCTGGGACCACGGAATCACGCCGGACGATTCGCAGACCCCGCGCAAGGCGGCGGCCCGAATCGTACGCATCGGGGAGCTCGCCGAGGCGCCCGCGGAGTCCGTCCATCGTCTGGCGGCAGCGGTCGAGCAGGTGCTGTACGCGCCACGGCCGCAGCCGGTGGCCGGCCTCGCCGACGACGTACACCGGGTGTCCGACGGTCTGCGGGGCACGGCGAGCCGCCCGGCCCGGCTGCGGGCGACACTCGCGCCGCGTTCCGCCGCACGAGTGGTGTGGGTGCTCTCCGACCGCTGGACGGCGGTCAAGGAGCGGTGGTCCGAGCGGATCACCAAGCGGTGGGCGGCGCTGCGGAGGCCTTCACAGCAGCAGGGCTAGCGGCAGGGCCGGCAGCAGGGGGCAGCAGGGCTGGAGAGCACAGGGCCAGCGGCAGGGCTGGAGCGCATGCGTAAGGGGTGACCGCCTGGGCGGTCACCCCTTACGCATTGCTGAAAAGCTAAGAACTCACTGGCCCTGTTCGTCGCGGCGGCGCTGCCACCGCTGCTCGATCCGGTCCATCATCGACTTTCGCTGCCGGGCCTGCCGACGAGCCGGGGCGCCGCCCGGTGCCGTGGGCGTGCCGGCGGCCGGTTGTTCACCTGGCTTGGGCGCTTTGCGCCATCCGGTGACGGCGAGCACCGCACATCCCAGCATGACGAGGAATCCCACCACGCTCACCCAGATCTGCTGGGCGACCATTCCGGCCATGAGAAGGGCGATACCCACAAGGAAGCCCGCGACCGCTTGGTAGACCCGTCGCCGGGTGTACGTACGCAGCCCGCTTCCCTCGAGCGCTGTCGCGAACTTGGGATCTTCGGCGTACAGCGCTCGCTCCATCTGCTCGAGCATGCGCTGCTCGTGCTCCGAGAGCGGCACGGAGTCCTCCTCATCGTGCAGTCGCCGGGGCGACCGGGGGTCCCCTTCAGGATAGGCAGGGAATCGCCCCCGTGAAACCCGCCCCTCTGCGCCAACTTCGCCAAACCGGACCACCCTGCCGCTCCGGCTCGCTGAAGCGTGCATTCCCCAGCGGCCGACCCGGCATGCCGGACGGTCTGCCTCGATCATACGGCGCCCATAGCCCGTTCGGGGGGTGTGTGCCGTACTCCATGTGCGGTCGCGCCGCTGATCAGCGGGCAGCGGGGTCGGACCTCAGGCCTCGTCGGCATCCCGGGTCTCACCGAGCACGTGCAGCTGGGTGGCCACGGAGTGGAAGGCGGCGAGCTCCGCGGCGGCCGCTTCCAGCTTGAGGAGGGCCTCGAGTGCGCCGGGCTCGGTGTCCACCAGAACGCCGGGAACGAGGTCCGCGAAGACCCGCACCCCGTGCACGGCGTCGACCTTGACGCCCGCGCCCTCGACCAGCTCGGTGAGCTGCTCGGCGGTGAAGCGCCGGGGCACGGGGTCGCCGTCGCCCCAGCGTCCTGCCGGGTCGCCGAGCGCCTGCCTGGCCTCGGTGAAGTGCCCGGCGAGCGCCCTGGCGAGCACGGCTCCGCCGAGTCCCGCGGCGAGCAGGCTGAGGGTGCCGGAGGGCCGCAGCGCGCTGACCGCGTTGCGTACGCCCTCGGCGGGGTCGTCCACGTACTCCAGGACGCCGTGGCACAGGACGGCGTCGAAGCCGGCGCGCTCCACGACGTCGAAGAGGCCGTGTACGTCGCCCTGGACGCCGCGCACCCGGTCGGCCACGCCCGCCTCGGCGGCCCGGCGCTCGAGCGCGAAGAGGGCGTTCGGGCTGGGGTCGACGACGGTGACGCGGTGGCCGAGGCGGGCGACGGGCACGGCGAAGTTTCCGCTGCCGCCTCCGGTGTCGAGCACGTCGAGGGAGTGTGACTCCCGGCCCGTGGCCTTGACCCGGCGGTCGAGGGCGTCCTTGAGGACCTCCCAGACCACGGCGGTACGGAGAGAAGCGCGGGGGCGCATCGGGTCCGACACGGCAGTTGACTCCTCGGCGCGTCCACCGCAGGTCCGCGGCGGAGCTAGGGGGTTCCCCCCGCTGCTCGTGCGGCAGTCGGGAGGGTGCGGGCGGCTCCCACCCTATTGCCTTCGGCCGACTGTCCCGTCACCCGTCCCGGACTGCCCCCGTCACCCGTCCCGGCCGGCGTCCGGCGGCTCCTGCCGGGGCTGGGGCAGCACGGGCTGGAGCACCAGCATCCGCTCGACGAGCCGTAAGAACATCGCCACGTCACGCAGCAGGTCGTCCGCGTCCCGGATGGTGGCCGCGCCCTGTATGCCTGCCTCCGCGCGCGCCCTGCGTGCCGCGCCCGAGGCGAACAGGGCGCTCCACTCGGTCAGTTCGGGCGCTATCTCGGGGAGCACCTCCCAGGCGCTCCGGATCCGCTGCCTGCGCCGGGGGGTCGTCTCGGGCCGTCCGCGGGCGGCGAGGACGGCGGCCGCGGTGCGCAGGGCGGCGAGGTGGGCGGTGGAGTAGCGCTCGTTCGGAGTCTCCAGGTGCGCGGCCTCGTCGATGCCGGCGCGGGCCTGGGCGAGCAGTTCGAGTGCGGCGGGCGGGGCCGTGGCCCGGCGCAGGACGGGGTGCACGTCGCTCGCGGGGCCGGTCGCTACGGGGGCAGGGCCGACGGGGTGGTGCCGACGTGCGGCTGCTGCGGAAGTGCGGGCCATGACGAACCTCCTGTCGTCGCGTAACGGCTATGTGGCCGTATGTGCACATCGTGTAGTACGCCACTGACAATCGGCTCTGACCTGCGGTTTTGCCTCGCCCGCCGGTTCGCGTTAGTTTTTGCACTGACCAGTCAGTTCAAAAAGAGGGTGCGAGGGGGAACTGTGGACGGGTCGAACGACGGCGCCCGGGGAGCCGCCGTCACAGCGCGGGAGTTCGGGCTCAAGGGGCCGCGGGGCTGGGCGTTTCGCGGGGTCGGGGTCGAGGCCGGGCCGGGGTCGCTGATCGCGATCGAGGGGGCTTCGGGGTCGGGCCGTACCTGTCTGCTGCTCGCGCTCGCCGGGCGGATGCGCCCCACGGAGGGAGAGGCCACCGTGGGGGGCTTCCGGCTGCCCAAGCAGCTCGCCGCGGTCCGCCGGATCAGTGCGCTCGGGCCCGTCCCCGGCGTGACGGACCTCGATCCGGCACTGACCGTGGCCGAGCAACTGCACGAACGGGCGCTGCTGGAGCGGCGGTTCGGCGGCTCGCTGCGGAATCTGCTGAGGCCGCGCGCCGAGCGGGCGGCCGAGGCACGGCTGCGGATCGACACGGCCCTGGCCGCGGCCGGGCTCGACACGGAGTCGCTGCCCAAGGGACGGCGGACCTCCGTACGCGACTTGGAGCGCCTCGAGATGCTGCGGCTCTCCGTGGCCCTGGCTCTGATCGGACGGCCCCGGCTGCTCGCCGTGGACGACGTCGACCTCAAGCTGTCGGACGCCGAACGCGGCGAGGCCTGGGCCCTGTTGAGGTCCCTCGCGGAGAGCGGCACCACCGTCGTGGCCGTGTGCAACGAAGCACCCGAGGATGCGATCGCCGTGTCCACCGACCGCGGCGCCGACAACGACAACGACGACGACAAGGAGACGGCGGATGCGCTCGCCGAAGCTGGCCGCGCTTGAGCTCAGGCGCTTCGGCAGGGGGAAACTTCCGCGCATGGCGCTGGTCGCGCTCCTGCTGCTGCCCCTGCTGTACGGCGCGCTGTACCTCTGCTCGTTCTGGGACCCGTACGGCCGTCTCGACCGCATACCCGTGGCGCTCGTCAACGACGACAAGGGCGCCACGGCCTCGGGCAAGAAGCTCGCGGTGGGCGACGGCATCGTCGACGGGCTCAAGGACAGCAAGACCTTCGACTGGCACGAGGTGAGCTCCGCCGAGGCGCGCAAGGGCGTCGAGGACGGGACGTACTACCTCTCCCTGAGGATGCCTTCCGACTTCAGCAAGCGCGTCGCGTCGAGTTCGGGCGACTCACCGGAGACCGGTGCTCTCCAGGTCCGCACGAACGACGCCAACAACTACATCGTCGGGCAGATCTCCCGGACGGTCTTCTCCGAAGTGCGCACGGCGGCCTCCACCAAGGCCTCGCGCACCTTCCTCGACAAGATCTTCATCTCGTTCTCCGACATCCACGGAGAGACGGAGAAGGCCGCCAAGGGCGCCGACAAGCTCGACAGCGGCATCGGTGAGGCCAAGAAGGGCTCGAAGAAGCTCGTGACCGGCCTCAAGGACGCCAAGAACGGCAGCAGTGACCTGGCCGGGGGCATCAAGAAGCTCGACAAGGGCGCCGGCAAGCTGGAGACGGGCTCGAAGAAGGTCTCGGACGGCACCCAGAAGCTCGCCGACAAGGTCAACGGCACCGCGGACCAGGTGCGGCCCTTCCTCAAGGACAACGGCAAGACCATCGGGGACACCGCCCGGCTCGTCGCCGACTCCTCCAAGGCACTGCGCGGCAACCTCGACACCTGGGTCGAGCTCGCCCCCGTGGCGGCCGACGGCGCCAAGAAGGGCTCCGAGACCATCGGCGGCCTCTACACGGAACGTTGCGAGAACCTCCCCGTACCGGACCCGGCCTGCCCGCGGCTCAAGAAGGCCAAGACGGCCGCCGAGAACGTGTCGACCATCGCGGACGACATGAACACCGTGGTCAAGGACCAGAACAGCGACGTCAAGAAACTCAACAAGCACCTCGCCGCGCTGCAGAAGAAGTCCGAGGCACTCGCCGAACGCGCACCGCACCTCGACGAGGACCTGGACAAGGCCGTCACCCAGATCAACGACCTCAACGCGGGCGCGGGCAAGGTCGCCAAGGGCGCCAAGAAGCTGCACACGGGCCTCGGCACCGCCCATACCGGCGCCACGGACCTCGACACGGGCATCGGCAAGCTGGAGACGGGCGCGAGCGACCTCAAGGGCGGCATGTTCAAGCTGGCCGACGGCTCCGAGAAGCTGTCCGGCGGACTGCACGACGGCGTCAAGAAGATCCCCGACTACGACAAGAAGGACCGCGACCAGCGCACCGACGTCATGGCCGACCCGGTGCAGCTCGCGTCCCGATCGATGCACCAGGCGCCCAACTACGGCACGGGCTTCGCCCCGTACTTCATCCCGCTGTCCCTGTGGGTGGGCGCGATGGTGGCGTACATGCTGATCCAGCCGCTCAACCGGCGCGCCCTCGCCGCGGGCGCCTCCTCCTGGCGGATCGCGTTCGCGGGCTGGCTGCCCGTCGCCGCCCTCGGTGTGGTGCAGACGGCGGCCCTGATGTCGGTCCTGCACTGGGGACTTGGCCTGCAGATGGCGCGAGCCGCCGCGACGGTGGGCTTCCTCTGCCTGGTGACGTGCTGCTTCGCGGCGATCGTGCAGTGGCTGAACGCGCGCTTCGGGGCGGCGGGACGCATCCTCGTCCTCGCAGCCCTGATGCTCCAGCTGACCTCGGCCGGCGGCACCTACCCCGTCCAGACGAGTCCGTCCTTCTTCAGCTGGATCCACCCCTTCTTGCCGATGAGTTACGTCGTCGACGCCCTGAGGAGGCTCATCACGGGCGGCGGGCTCGGTCCCGTCTGGCAGGCGTGCGTGGTTCTGACGGCCTTCACGGCGGGCGCACTGGCGCTCACCGCGCTCTCCGCACGCAAGAAGCAGGTATGGACCCTGGACCGCCTGCACCCGGAGCTGACCCTGTGAGCCCCGAAACCGCGCCTGTGCCGGCGCCAGGACCTGTGAGAATCGGGCCCATGGACAGCAGCGCAACCAGCACCCGGCGTGAGGCCACCCGGCAGAAGCTCTACGAGGCGGCCGTCACCCTCATCGCGGAGCAGGGCTTCTCGGCCACGACGGTCGACGAGATCGCCGAGCGGGCCGGGGTCGCGAAGGGCACGGTCTACTACAACTTCGCGAGCAAGTCGGTCCTCTTCGAAGAGCTGCTGCGGCACGGCGTCGGTCTGCTCACCGCCTCCCTGAAAGAGGCGGCCGAGAAGGCGGCGGGGAGCGGCGGCAGCCAG
This region includes:
- a CDS encoding SAV_6107 family HEPN domain-containing protein produces the protein MARTSAAAARRHHPVGPAPVATGPASDVHPVLRRATAPPAALELLAQARAGIDEAAHLETPNERYSTAHLAALRTAAAVLAARGRPETTPRRRQRIRSAWEVLPEIAPELTEWSALFASGAARRARAEAGIQGAATIRDADDLLRDVAMFLRLVERMLVLQPVLPQPRQEPPDAGRDG
- a CDS encoding DUF3488 and transglutaminase-like domain-containing protein: MSGRARLALCATAATLMASGALLPLVDPATWFVQAAILLALQSGVGALTRRVPLARPVTVAVQALVTLLLLTLVFAREQAIGGVLPGPDVFRAFGLLLEAGGNDVGQYAIPAPLSDGIRLMLVGGVLVIGLAVDALAVTFRTAAPAGLPLLALYSVAAGLSGNGAGWLWFLLAAAGYLLLLLAEGRDRLSQWGRVFGGAARAPGRVSGGLETDGGAIAPVRTGRRIGAVALGIALVVPLALPALDGGLLDGTGGGAGSGSGGGGTISAVNPLVALQDSLNEPDDREVISYKTNAKETENLYLRIVSLDQFDGTTWKTTVRSIEDVPPRLEDPPGLYPDVRRSEIQTNISAADRYAQNWLPMPYPASEVKINGRWRYEPVGRALVGDRGQTTRGARYEVKSLVVEPTAEQLANASEPPQQIADEFTKVPGSLPPVVASEARKITKGASNDYEKAVELQDWFASEGGFTYNTQVRAGSGPAAIARFLEQKEGFCVHFSFAMASMARTLDIPARVAVGFTPGAAQGDGSMSVGLRDAHAWPELYFEGVGWTRFEPTPNRGTVPDYTRPDTPSDGASDPAVPEPSASSAPSDEPSASASCPPDQQKQGGCTSTAPAIAGGSGGDGPPIGMIVLIALGALAVVGLPLLPMLWRKRIRAVRLGSTGRTEADAAARTLAAWLEVTDTAWDHGITPDDSQTPRKAAARIVRIGELAEAPAESVHRLAAAVEQVLYAPRPQPVAGLADDVHRVSDGLRGTASRPARLRATLAPRSAARVVWVLSDRWTAVKERWSERITKRWAALRRPSQQQG
- a CDS encoding YhgE/Pip domain-containing protein; this translates as MRSPKLAALELRRFGRGKLPRMALVALLLLPLLYGALYLCSFWDPYGRLDRIPVALVNDDKGATASGKKLAVGDGIVDGLKDSKTFDWHEVSSAEARKGVEDGTYYLSLRMPSDFSKRVASSSGDSPETGALQVRTNDANNYIVGQISRTVFSEVRTAASTKASRTFLDKIFISFSDIHGETEKAAKGADKLDSGIGEAKKGSKKLVTGLKDAKNGSSDLAGGIKKLDKGAGKLETGSKKVSDGTQKLADKVNGTADQVRPFLKDNGKTIGDTARLVADSSKALRGNLDTWVELAPVAADGAKKGSETIGGLYTERCENLPVPDPACPRLKKAKTAAENVSTIADDMNTVVKDQNSDVKKLNKHLAALQKKSEALAERAPHLDEDLDKAVTQINDLNAGAGKVAKGAKKLHTGLGTAHTGATDLDTGIGKLETGASDLKGGMFKLADGSEKLSGGLHDGVKKIPDYDKKDRDQRTDVMADPVQLASRSMHQAPNYGTGFAPYFIPLSLWVGAMVAYMLIQPLNRRALAAGASSWRIAFAGWLPVAALGVVQTAALMSVLHWGLGLQMARAAATVGFLCLVTCCFAAIVQWLNARFGAAGRILVLAALMLQLTSAGGTYPVQTSPSFFSWIHPFLPMSYVVDALRRLITGGGLGPVWQACVVLTAFTAGALALTALSARKKQVWTLDRLHPELTL
- a CDS encoding methyltransferase, with protein sequence MSDPMRPRASLRTAVVWEVLKDALDRRVKATGRESHSLDVLDTGGGSGNFAVPVARLGHRVTVVDPSPNALFALERRAAEAGVADRVRGVQGDVHGLFDVVERAGFDAVLCHGVLEYVDDPAEGVRNAVSALRPSGTLSLLAAGLGGAVLARALAGHFTEARQALGDPAGRWGDGDPVPRRFTAEQLTELVEGAGVKVDAVHGVRVFADLVPGVLVDTEPGALEALLKLEAAAAELAAFHSVATQLHVLGETRDADEA
- a CDS encoding ATP-binding cassette domain-containing protein; translated protein: MDGSNDGARGAAVTAREFGLKGPRGWAFRGVGVEAGPGSLIAIEGASGSGRTCLLLALAGRMRPTEGEATVGGFRLPKQLAAVRRISALGPVPGVTDLDPALTVAEQLHERALLERRFGGSLRNLLRPRAERAAEARLRIDTALAAAGLDTESLPKGRRTSVRDLERLEMLRLSVALALIGRPRLLAVDDVDLKLSDAERGEAWALLRSLAESGTTVVAVCNEAPEDAIAVSTDRGADNDNDDDKETADALAEAGRA
- a CDS encoding DUF3040 domain-containing protein, whose product is MPLSEHEQRMLEQMERALYAEDPKFATALEGSGLRTYTRRRVYQAVAGFLVGIALLMAGMVAQQIWVSVVGFLVMLGCAVLAVTGWRKAPKPGEQPAAGTPTAPGGAPARRQARQRKSMMDRIEQRWQRRRDEQGQ